A single genomic interval of Alteromonas sp. BL110 harbors:
- the apaG gene encoding Co2+/Mg2+ efflux protein ApaG, whose product MDVLDIKVRVKTRHLPDHLPSDSKQFAFAYHITIENNSEHTVQLLSRYWKITDANGKTSEVEGDGVVGKQPIMKAGEHFDYTSGAVIDTPVGNMEGYYVMELESGERFRVPINVFRLAIPSILH is encoded by the coding sequence ATGGATGTACTTGATATAAAGGTGCGGGTGAAAACCCGTCACCTTCCTGACCACCTGCCCTCAGATTCCAAGCAGTTCGCGTTTGCCTACCACATTACTATTGAAAACAATAGTGAGCATACCGTACAGCTGCTTAGTCGCTATTGGAAGATAACCGACGCTAACGGTAAAACGTCAGAAGTAGAAGGTGATGGAGTGGTAGGAAAACAGCCTATAATGAAAGCTGGTGAACATTTTGACTATACCAGTGGCGCAGTCATTGACACACCGGTTGGCAATATGGAAGGCTACTATGTAATGGAACTCGAAAGCGGTGAGCGTTTTCGCGTTCCTATAAACGTATTTCGCCTAGCCATTCCAAGCATTCTTCATTAA
- the pdxA gene encoding 4-hydroxythreonine-4-phosphate dehydrogenase PdxA, protein MSTPIKIAITPGEPAGIGPDLIIKLAQETWQAQLVVFADGDMLKARASALGLPLTLIDYDANNPQIQTAGSLFIKQIDKTADVIPGTLDSENGLYVVETLRQACQANMDGDFDAVVTGPVHKGIINKAGVSFSGHTEFFAYQSNTIDVVMLLATEGLNVALATTHIPLEYVAKAITRERLHKVIHIINTDLKLKFGINEPHIYVCGLNPHAGEDGHIGTEEIHTIVPALNELRDEGLKITGPLPADTIFQPKYLENADVVLAMYHDQGLPVLKYKGFGASVNITLGLPFVRTSVDHGTALDLAGTGEADAGSFRKALEKAIELAHHQQ, encoded by the coding sequence ATGAGCACACCAATTAAAATAGCAATAACGCCGGGAGAACCGGCAGGTATCGGGCCAGATTTAATCATTAAACTGGCCCAGGAAACATGGCAAGCCCAGCTTGTCGTGTTTGCCGACGGCGACATGCTCAAAGCACGAGCGAGCGCCTTAGGGCTTCCGCTAACGCTAATCGATTACGATGCAAATAACCCGCAGATACAAACTGCGGGTTCGTTGTTTATAAAGCAGATAGATAAAACCGCTGACGTTATTCCCGGGACACTTGATAGTGAGAACGGGCTTTATGTGGTCGAAACTCTACGCCAAGCGTGTCAGGCCAATATGGACGGCGATTTTGACGCGGTTGTTACAGGACCAGTACACAAAGGCATTATTAACAAAGCCGGCGTGTCCTTCAGCGGACATACTGAGTTTTTCGCTTACCAGTCTAATACCATTGATGTGGTTATGCTGTTAGCTACAGAAGGTTTAAATGTAGCGCTAGCTACGACTCACATCCCTCTTGAATACGTGGCAAAAGCGATAACCCGCGAGCGCCTACATAAAGTTATTCATATTATTAATACTGACCTGAAGCTTAAGTTTGGCATCAATGAACCTCACATTTACGTATGTGGATTAAATCCGCACGCCGGTGAAGATGGTCATATTGGTACTGAAGAGATCCACACTATTGTTCCAGCACTGAATGAACTAAGAGACGAGGGCCTTAAAATTACCGGCCCCCTTCCTGCTGACACAATATTTCAGCCTAAATACCTAGAAAATGCCGATGTTGTGCTAGCTATGTATCACGACCAAGGCTTACCCGTGCTAAAATACAAGGGTTTTGGGGCGTCAGTGAATATTACATTAGGGTTACCTTTTGTTCGCACTTCAGTTGATCACGGTACTGCATTAGATTTAGCAGGTACAGGTGAGGCCGACGCCGGTAGTTTCAGAAAAGCATTGGAAAAAGCCATTGAGCTTGCACATCATCAACAATGA
- a CDS encoding HAMP domain-containing methyl-accepting chemotaxis protein, with translation MKITVATRVIGGFVAISALLIVISVVSLYNLNSIGSATEEVNDVALPTVAGSNALKASFLNMGRLTFESYIEEDLSDLKDKRASFDSAKDTFENEYKKLAQAVSNEPELRSTLNNVRESYDAYITNVETMYKNHQMYLNLRNNIQDKLGDAEDNADDASTYLLDFSDLDAVQRDPNLRRAAEIGGQLETSLLSLLTVSYEYIKTETLVRSQTLGNEVDLVVEKVVTQLSEMVEAAGGRDDSGTLDDINDLVNDAINAIKANDGVVQLHVDRLERRNDAEQALNASDSNITQGVVALENLLNLADKKASHIENQVNGAITTGNTFVIVVVLISIAVAAFIGYVTVRAITRPLYRVNELLTVASSGDLTHRLDDSAQDEFGLLARNCNTLIGNLKELITAINVRAEQLAAASEQTSAVTAQTTHSIQDQKSQIGQVATATTEMHSTSQLVVQNAEDTLSQIRHADAEAENVRQISLENKNTIEILSRDVQEAADVINKLHQDSASIGGILDVIRGVADQTNLLALNAAIEAARAGEQGRGFAVVADEVRTLASRTQESTQEINAMIEVLQAGAEKAVSVMDQGKEQTAACVAQTEKATQALDIITDAVHKAHDVSSQIEQSAREQNTVSQEISEKLETIVGIAEETTAGAQQTSESSHEVARLAEELQQSIRQFKV, from the coding sequence ATGAAAATAACGGTAGCCACACGCGTAATCGGGGGATTTGTAGCGATTAGCGCACTTCTAATCGTTATAAGTGTTGTGTCACTTTATAACCTCAATTCTATAGGCTCTGCAACAGAGGAAGTAAACGACGTTGCCTTGCCCACGGTAGCAGGCAGTAATGCACTTAAAGCAAGCTTCCTGAATATGGGTCGACTCACCTTCGAAAGTTATATCGAAGAAGATTTAAGTGATCTTAAGGACAAAAGAGCATCATTCGACTCAGCCAAAGATACCTTTGAAAATGAGTATAAGAAGCTAGCACAAGCCGTTAGTAACGAGCCAGAGCTAAGAAGCACGCTAAACAATGTTCGTGAATCTTATGATGCGTATATCACTAATGTTGAGACCATGTACAAAAATCACCAAATGTACCTCAACTTGCGTAACAATATACAAGACAAACTAGGCGATGCTGAAGATAACGCAGACGATGCCTCCACCTACCTTCTGGATTTTTCAGATCTAGACGCAGTTCAGCGTGACCCTAACCTTAGACGGGCTGCTGAGATTGGTGGACAGCTTGAAACTTCGCTTCTCTCTCTACTTACTGTTTCTTACGAATATATCAAAACCGAAACGCTAGTGCGTTCACAGACACTTGGTAACGAGGTTGACCTTGTTGTTGAAAAAGTAGTTACCCAGCTAAGTGAAATGGTTGAAGCAGCGGGCGGTCGTGATGACTCAGGTACACTTGATGATATTAACGACTTAGTAAACGACGCCATCAACGCCATAAAAGCTAACGACGGTGTAGTGCAGCTTCATGTAGATCGCTTAGAGCGCAGAAATGACGCTGAACAAGCACTTAACGCATCAGATTCAAATATCACCCAAGGGGTTGTCGCACTTGAAAACCTGCTTAACCTTGCTGATAAAAAAGCGTCTCATATAGAAAACCAGGTGAATGGTGCTATCACAACGGGTAACACCTTTGTTATTGTTGTTGTTCTCATCTCTATTGCCGTAGCGGCCTTCATTGGCTACGTAACTGTGCGTGCTATTACACGTCCGCTTTATCGTGTAAACGAACTGCTTACTGTTGCTTCATCGGGTGACCTTACTCATCGTCTAGACGATTCAGCACAAGACGAGTTCGGGCTATTAGCACGAAACTGTAATACGCTTATTGGCAACCTAAAAGAGCTGATTACTGCTATTAACGTTCGTGCAGAGCAGCTAGCTGCGGCATCGGAACAGACATCGGCAGTGACAGCACAAACCACTCATTCTATTCAGGATCAAAAGTCTCAAATCGGCCAAGTAGCAACAGCAACCACAGAAATGCACTCTACGTCGCAGCTTGTCGTGCAAAATGCAGAAGATACACTTAGCCAAATTCGCCATGCAGATGCCGAAGCTGAAAATGTTCGCCAGATCTCACTGGAGAACAAAAACACTATTGAGATCTTGTCTCGTGATGTTCAAGAAGCAGCCGACGTTATCAATAAGCTTCACCAAGACAGCGCAAGCATTGGTGGTATTCTTGACGTTATTCGCGGTGTTGCAGATCAAACTAACTTGCTTGCATTAAATGCCGCGATTGAGGCTGCCCGCGCCGGTGAACAAGGGCGTGGCTTTGCGGTAGTTGCAGATGAAGTTAGAACCCTTGCGAGTCGCACACAGGAGTCGACACAAGAGATCAACGCCATGATTGAAGTTCTTCAAGCTGGGGCTGAAAAAGCGGTGTCTGTGATGGACCAAGGTAAAGAACAGACCGCTGCATGTGTTGCACAAACCGAAAAAGCCACGCAAGCGCTAGATATCATTACCGATGCGGTTCACAAAGCCCATGACGTTAGCTCTCAAATTGAGCAGTCAGCCCGTGAACAAAATACAGTATCGCAAGAAATCAGTGAAAAGCTTGAAACCATTGTGGGCATCGCTGAAGAGACTACAGCGGGTGCACAGCAAACGTCTGAATCTAGTCATGAAGTGGCACGACTTGCTGAAGAGCTGCAGCAGTCTATCAGACAGTTTAAAGTTTAA
- a CDS encoding symmetrical bis(5'-nucleosyl)-tetraphosphatase produces MSKGNTYVIGDIQGCYDGLRRVLDKVKFDETNDKLLAVGDLVARGEDSLSTLRFLKSLGSQFSSVLGNHDLHLLAVVNGIRKAKKSDKLEPLLNASDLTELIDWLRQFPLAMKIDEQSVMVHAGLYPKWSIDKCVALSDEVSNILKSDDYAIFLSKMYGNTPDNWSDKLEDDERLRFIVNACTRMRFVHTDGTLDFDNKSHPSTVSNSANSTLRPWFEVDNTKLTASQRVIFGHWAALSGQTNNSQFVGLDTGYVWGQSMTLLNLDTSTLVSVPA; encoded by the coding sequence ATGTCTAAAGGTAACACCTACGTCATTGGCGATATTCAGGGCTGTTATGACGGTCTTCGCCGTGTATTGGATAAAGTAAAATTTGACGAAACAAACGATAAGCTGCTCGCTGTCGGTGATTTGGTTGCAAGAGGAGAAGATTCGTTAAGCACATTGCGCTTTCTTAAATCCCTTGGCAGTCAATTTAGTAGTGTTTTAGGTAACCACGACCTACACTTACTCGCCGTTGTAAACGGCATCCGCAAAGCTAAAAAATCAGACAAATTAGAGCCACTACTTAATGCGTCAGATTTAACAGAGCTTATTGATTGGTTGCGTCAGTTCCCGCTCGCAATGAAAATAGACGAACAATCAGTAATGGTTCACGCTGGACTTTATCCTAAATGGTCTATTGATAAGTGCGTTGCCCTGAGTGATGAAGTTAGTAACATCCTAAAATCAGATGATTACGCTATTTTTCTTTCAAAGATGTACGGGAATACACCCGACAACTGGTCAGATAAACTCGAGGATGACGAGCGACTGCGCTTTATTGTGAATGCGTGTACGCGCATGCGGTTTGTTCATACCGATGGCACCCTCGACTTTGACAACAAGTCTCATCCCAGTACCGTTTCTAATTCTGCTAATAGCACCCTAAGGCCTTGGTTTGAAGTAGACAATACAAAGCTCACAGCTAGCCAGCGAGTAATTTTCGGACACTGGGCCGCCCTTTCAGGCCAGACAAACAACTCGCAGTTTGTTGGGTTAGATACTGGCTATGTATGGGGGCAAAGTATGACGCTATTGAATTTAGATACCTCAACTTTGGTTAGCGTACCAGCGTAG
- the surA gene encoding peptidylprolyl isomerase SurA — protein sequence MKFIIRALMLGALLSFNSVAQEVMLDRVAVIVDQGVVLESEIEALVEDVKRNAEANNQQLPSDRALRTQAIERLITKSLQLQMAERMGIRISDPQLEQTIGNIAANQNATVEQLRAQLAAEGIAYDDYREDIREEIIMGEVRRANVRRRVYITPQEIDTLIELMEQQGATQAEYRLGHILIGFPPEPTDDDIQAARERADKVIALLESGSDFAKIAIASSSGNEALEGGDMGWLNINAMPTLFAEAIQDKDKDALVGPIRSGAGFHILKVLDTRGIEKVTVEEVNSRHILVKPSIILSEDKAREMLVRFKEELQSGEADFAELAKEHSEDPGSALRGGELGWSDPGNYVPEFKEALSQLKPGEYSDPVRTVHGWHLIQLIDRRMDDATDKRKEDKAYQLIFNRKFSEETENWLREMRDAAYVEVVES from the coding sequence ATGAAGTTCATTATCCGTGCATTGATGTTAGGTGCCCTACTCTCGTTTAACAGCGTAGCACAAGAAGTAATGCTTGACCGCGTTGCTGTGATTGTTGACCAAGGTGTAGTACTTGAAAGCGAAATTGAAGCCCTAGTTGAAGACGTAAAGCGCAACGCCGAGGCTAACAATCAACAACTACCTTCAGATCGTGCGCTTCGTACCCAGGCCATTGAGCGCTTAATCACGAAAAGTCTCCAGCTACAAATGGCTGAGCGTATGGGTATTCGTATCAGTGACCCTCAGCTTGAACAGACCATTGGTAATATTGCGGCTAATCAAAATGCTACCGTTGAGCAACTTCGCGCTCAATTAGCCGCTGAAGGCATTGCATACGATGACTACCGCGAAGATATTCGTGAAGAAATCATTATGGGAGAAGTTCGCCGTGCTAATGTACGTCGCCGCGTATATATCACGCCCCAAGAAATAGATACGCTAATCGAGCTAATGGAGCAACAGGGTGCAACGCAGGCAGAATACCGTTTAGGTCATATCCTTATTGGCTTCCCACCTGAACCAACAGATGACGACATTCAGGCAGCACGCGAACGCGCAGACAAAGTTATTGCGCTATTAGAATCGGGCTCTGACTTCGCTAAAATCGCTATAGCTTCATCATCAGGTAACGAAGCGCTAGAAGGCGGAGATATGGGATGGCTCAATATTAATGCTATGCCAACGCTATTTGCTGAAGCGATTCAGGACAAAGATAAAGATGCGCTTGTTGGTCCTATTCGAAGCGGTGCTGGTTTTCACATTCTTAAAGTACTAGATACCCGCGGTATTGAGAAAGTTACTGTTGAAGAAGTTAACTCACGTCATATCCTTGTAAAACCTTCAATTATTTTAAGTGAAGATAAAGCAAGAGAAATGCTAGTACGCTTTAAAGAAGAATTGCAAAGCGGTGAAGCAGATTTTGCAGAGCTAGCCAAAGAACATTCAGAAGACCCAGGTTCAGCCCTTCGCGGCGGTGAATTGGGTTGGTCTGACCCAGGTAACTACGTACCTGAGTTTAAAGAAGCATTATCACAGCTTAAGCCTGGCGAATACAGCGACCCTGTGCGCACGGTTCACGGCTGGCACTTAATTCAACTTATCGACCGTCGTATGGATGATGCAACAGATAAGCGCAAAGAAGACAAAGCATATCAGCTTATCTTCAACCGTAAATTTTCAGAAGAAACCGAAAACTGGTTACGTGAGATGCGTGATGCCGCTTACGTCGAAGTTGTCGAATCTTAA
- the rsmA gene encoding 16S rRNA (adenine(1518)-N(6)/adenine(1519)-N(6))-dimethyltransferase RsmA, with protein sequence MSKTHLGHTARKRFGQNFLHDDYVIGKIVAAIAPKNEQNLVEIGPGLGALTDPVCEEVDALTVIELDRDLAKRLRHHPFNGEKLTVIEQDAMTMDFGALCKEMPIKDKKLRVFGNLPYNISTPLMFHLFDHAHCIEDMHFMLQKEVVNRLAAGPGSKNYGRLSVMAQYYCHVIPVLNVPPGAFKPPPKVDSAVVKLVPHQAPPVDVESVNTLERVCAQAFNQRRKTIRNSLKDSLSEEEIRELGIDPTSRAEVLSLNDFATIANAVSAKEHQQEQ encoded by the coding sequence ATGAGTAAAACACATTTAGGCCATACGGCCAGAAAGCGATTTGGGCAGAATTTCCTACACGACGACTACGTGATAGGTAAAATTGTTGCAGCCATCGCGCCAAAAAATGAACAAAATCTGGTAGAAATTGGACCAGGTTTAGGCGCATTAACAGACCCTGTTTGTGAAGAAGTTGACGCATTAACGGTTATTGAACTCGACCGCGATCTTGCCAAACGACTGCGGCATCACCCATTTAACGGCGAAAAACTAACTGTTATTGAACAAGACGCGATGACGATGGATTTCGGCGCACTATGCAAAGAGATGCCAATAAAAGACAAGAAGCTTCGTGTATTTGGTAACTTGCCTTACAACATCTCAACGCCACTAATGTTCCATCTTTTTGACCATGCTCACTGCATTGAAGACATGCATTTCATGCTTCAAAAAGAAGTGGTTAACCGCCTAGCCGCAGGCCCAGGTTCTAAGAATTACGGCAGACTTTCAGTAATGGCGCAATATTACTGCCACGTTATCCCCGTATTAAATGTGCCGCCGGGTGCGTTTAAGCCACCTCCGAAGGTAGATTCGGCCGTTGTAAAACTAGTTCCGCATCAAGCTCCACCCGTTGATGTCGAGTCGGTAAACACCCTTGAACGCGTCTGCGCACAGGCTTTTAATCAGCGCCGAAAAACTATCCGTAACTCACTGAAAGACAGCTTAAGTGAGGAAGAAATCCGTGAGTTAGGGATAGACCCAACTTCTCGCGCCGAAGTGCTATCGCTTAACGACTTTGCCACTATAGCTAATGCTGTATCGGCGAAAGAGCACCAACAAGAGCAATAA
- the lptD gene encoding LPS assembly protein LptD, translated as MKNTCAMLVSATLLPTVAFAQETTASNSQSASDAAPLAFCSVEPVTFSSQALMPQGHVKVEANRTEIIQDTVALFSGNVDITSDTAIISASQAQVNGTGSGRDLIAKGDVTYQDAQLKVESDAVTLRSEEERLEMQNTRYKLTGFVGQGAAEDIVLDTDTGIVLKEVSFSTCPEGDEDWMIRASEISLEKGTVWGQAKHTRFYIADVPVFYLPYFAFPVSNERQTGLLFPELTSSSRTGVDYTQPFYWNIAPNYDMTISPRLMTLRGLQLNTEFRYLTDRSQGTAYVEYLPSDSDISGNPDRYFYRLEHQGLIADNWLLNIDFNGLSDDNYIVDLGSDYYSRSDTHLYRNIGLSYYSQNLSVSMQVKDFEVLGDTADSYRAVPEIKVNYNKALGEYFEFNLDSEVAHFDNTLDTAPTATRFHIAPTLSVPLRAAWGEIVAETTVFQTVYQQDNIEGTDLEEDVERTLGQARLYGALYFERDTSWFSDDMSMTLEPKIQYLYTSYEDQTAIGFYDSTPLLTDVEGLFRGQEFTGLDRISDNNQITLGATTRMLDKNNREQFVLSVGQIFYLEDNKVVAATKNQDRSALAAEVDWRFNQNWFFHSDVQVTTDTDKVDLSSVGIEYRKDDARFIQLSHRYVRDLSGETINQIGISASWPISENWQWVGRTYRDLERNRSVETYAGIQYESCCWAVRLVAQRSLNNRYNDSGVQTTDDFDSGVSLQFIFKGIGSSGTQRSMLEDGMFGYRQPYSLN; from the coding sequence ATGAAAAACACCTGCGCCATGCTTGTTTCCGCGACTCTTTTGCCTACGGTCGCGTTTGCACAGGAAACGACAGCTTCAAATTCTCAATCAGCCTCCGATGCAGCCCCTCTTGCATTTTGCTCGGTCGAACCTGTTACTTTTAGTAGCCAAGCATTGATGCCTCAGGGCCACGTGAAAGTTGAAGCCAATCGTACAGAAATCATTCAGGATACTGTAGCCCTGTTTTCTGGCAATGTAGACATAACGTCAGACACCGCGATAATTAGCGCCTCTCAGGCCCAAGTCAATGGAACCGGTAGTGGGCGTGACCTTATAGCCAAAGGCGATGTAACCTACCAAGATGCGCAGCTGAAAGTGGAAAGCGATGCGGTAACGTTGCGTTCTGAGGAAGAACGCTTGGAGATGCAAAATACACGCTATAAGCTGACTGGGTTTGTCGGGCAAGGTGCTGCCGAAGATATTGTTTTAGATACAGATACCGGCATAGTGCTTAAAGAGGTAAGTTTCTCTACTTGCCCAGAAGGTGATGAAGACTGGATGATTCGCGCCAGCGAAATCAGCTTGGAAAAAGGGACCGTATGGGGTCAAGCCAAACACACCCGCTTCTACATTGCCGATGTTCCGGTATTTTATCTACCTTATTTTGCGTTTCCAGTAAGTAATGAACGACAAACGGGCTTATTATTTCCCGAATTGACAAGCTCCAGTCGAACCGGCGTAGACTACACTCAGCCTTTTTACTGGAATATTGCGCCTAACTACGACATGACTATTTCCCCTCGGTTGATGACACTGCGAGGTCTTCAGCTAAATACTGAGTTTCGTTACCTAACAGACCGCAGTCAAGGGACAGCCTACGTTGAATATTTACCTAGCGATTCGGATATTTCAGGAAACCCGGACCGATATTTTTACCGTCTTGAACACCAAGGGTTAATTGCTGATAACTGGCTGCTCAATATCGATTTTAACGGCTTGAGTGACGATAACTACATAGTAGATCTTGGGTCGGACTATTACAGCCGCTCTGATACCCATTTGTACCGGAATATCGGGTTGAGTTACTACTCTCAAAATCTTTCCGTCAGTATGCAGGTAAAAGATTTTGAAGTTTTGGGTGATACTGCAGACAGCTATCGCGCGGTTCCAGAAATTAAAGTTAACTACAACAAGGCACTAGGCGAATACTTTGAGTTCAACCTTGACTCAGAAGTCGCTCATTTTGACAACACCCTAGATACTGCGCCAACCGCTACGCGATTCCACATTGCGCCAACGCTCTCAGTACCACTTCGCGCGGCTTGGGGTGAAATCGTCGCTGAAACCACGGTATTTCAAACTGTATATCAGCAGGACAATATCGAGGGGACTGATTTAGAAGAAGATGTAGAGCGTACCCTTGGTCAGGCTCGTCTTTACGGTGCATTATACTTTGAAAGAGATACCTCTTGGTTTAGTGACGATATGTCGATGACCCTTGAACCAAAAATTCAATACCTTTACACGTCTTATGAAGATCAAACTGCCATCGGTTTCTATGACTCAACACCGCTGTTAACCGACGTTGAAGGTTTGTTTCGCGGTCAGGAATTTACTGGCCTTGACAGAATTAGCGACAACAACCAGATTACTCTTGGCGCCACCACGCGCATGTTAGATAAAAACAATAGGGAACAATTCGTTCTTAGTGTGGGTCAGATATTCTACCTTGAAGATAACAAAGTGGTAGCGGCAACCAAAAATCAAGATCGCTCAGCCCTTGCCGCTGAGGTCGATTGGCGCTTTAACCAGAATTGGTTTTTCCATTCTGATGTGCAGGTCACCACTGACACAGATAAAGTTGACTTGAGCAGTGTGGGCATCGAATACCGTAAGGATGACGCGCGCTTTATTCAATTAAGTCATCGCTACGTTCGCGATCTTAGTGGTGAAACCATTAATCAAATTGGTATTTCTGCAAGTTGGCCTATTTCCGAGAATTGGCAGTGGGTTGGACGTACTTATCGAGATTTAGAGCGCAATCGAAGTGTGGAAACCTACGCTGGTATTCAGTATGAGTCTTGCTGCTGGGCAGTTCGACTTGTCGCTCAGCGCAGTTTGAACAACCGCTACAACGACAGTGGCGTTCAGACAACTGATGATTTTGACTCAGGTGTTTCGCTACAGTTTATTTTTAAAGGCATTGGTTCGTCGGGAACCCAAAGAAGCATGCTTGAAGACGGTATGTTTGGCTATCGCCAGCCTTATAGTTTAAATTAA
- the lysC gene encoding lysine-sensitive aspartokinase 3 gives MTNALSIAKFGGTSVANYEVMQNCARIVAGNEKTRIVVVSASAGVTNHLVSLAHTPMTQQQIEETCQAIVDIEHAILNKLDDKDAVEPKLNDLLEEMRSLAFHEEILHRDDLKDQLLSMGERMSSLMFSSVLAEQGVKTMNFDVRKVLRTDSEFGEGAPQIDEIEKLAKQLLAPEIKEAIVVTQGFVGADEEGRTTTLGRGGSDFTAALLAEALDAESCEIWTDVTGVYTTDPRITPAAHPLPELSFEEAAEMATFGAKVLHPATMEPALRKDIKVFVGSSKEPEKGGTWIVRDCEHEPPYRAITRRKEQVMVTVKTPKMMYAQGFLQQVFAIIAKHKLSVDLVTTSEISVSFTLDNPANSVAQRLNKETIAELETICDVKVEKGYDLVTVVGNNMQTAIGVSSKILSAVSDFNLRMICFGANPHNLSFLVNETDSDDVVRKLHSALFE, from the coding sequence GTGACAAATGCCTTATCGATAGCTAAGTTCGGTGGAACTAGCGTAGCGAATTACGAAGTAATGCAAAACTGCGCCCGAATTGTTGCCGGTAATGAAAAAACACGCATTGTGGTAGTCAGTGCTTCAGCTGGGGTAACAAATCACCTTGTTAGCTTAGCGCATACGCCAATGACGCAACAGCAAATCGAAGAAACCTGCCAAGCCATTGTGGATATAGAACACGCTATCCTAAATAAGCTTGACGACAAAGATGCAGTAGAGCCTAAACTTAACGATTTGCTAGAAGAAATGCGCAGCTTAGCGTTTCACGAAGAGATACTTCACCGCGATGATTTAAAAGATCAGTTGCTATCTATGGGTGAGCGAATGTCTTCACTGATGTTCTCTTCAGTGCTTGCAGAGCAAGGCGTGAAAACCATGAACTTTGATGTTCGCAAAGTACTTCGTACGGACAGCGAGTTCGGTGAAGGCGCGCCTCAAATAGATGAAATTGAAAAACTTGCTAAACAGCTGCTGGCCCCTGAAATCAAAGAGGCTATTGTAGTTACACAAGGTTTTGTTGGTGCAGATGAAGAAGGTCGTACAACAACCCTTGGTCGTGGTGGCTCTGATTTTACGGCTGCACTGCTTGCAGAAGCGCTTGATGCAGAATCCTGTGAGATCTGGACTGATGTAACCGGGGTTTACACAACTGATCCCCGCATTACACCTGCTGCCCACCCACTGCCTGAACTAAGCTTCGAAGAAGCAGCGGAAATGGCGACATTCGGTGCCAAGGTACTCCACCCTGCAACTATGGAGCCTGCGCTTCGCAAGGATATTAAAGTGTTCGTAGGTTCTAGCAAAGAGCCTGAAAAGGGCGGCACGTGGATTGTTCGAGATTGCGAGCACGAGCCTCCGTACCGTGCTATCACTCGTCGTAAAGAGCAAGTAATGGTGACAGTGAAAACACCGAAAATGATGTACGCGCAAGGGTTTCTACAGCAGGTATTTGCTATTATCGCTAAGCATAAGCTGAGTGTCGATTTGGTTACAACGTCGGAAATCTCGGTATCCTTTACCCTAGATAACCCAGCGAACTCTGTAGCTCAGCGTTTGAATAAAGAGACCATTGCCGAACTTGAAACTATCTGTGACGTTAAAGTGGAAAAAGGTTACGACCTTGTCACCGTCGTAGGTAACAACATGCAAACGGCTATTGGAGTTTCAAGTAAGATTCTATCTGCGGTATCTGATTTTAACTTACGCATGATTTGCTTTGGCGCCAACCCGCACAACTTATCGTTCTTGGTGAACGAGACCGACAGTGATGACGTGGTTCGCAAGCTGCATTCGGCGTTGTTTGAATAA
- a CDS encoding DUF192 domain-containing protein, which translates to MGKSFFIVAALVLTLGCAKAQVDPVSSLNSVDFESITLEIGGKRYEVEYANTFEQRAQGLMFRKALCEDCGMFFKFSSPKFAGMWMKNTFVPLDVAFIDRNGVITDIKPLTPHSLESVGSSKEVLYALEMNQGWFAENNIKVGDQITID; encoded by the coding sequence ATGGGAAAATCTTTCTTTATTGTTGCTGCACTTGTATTAACCTTAGGGTGTGCAAAAGCGCAGGTGGACCCTGTATCGTCACTGAATTCAGTGGACTTCGAGTCTATTACACTGGAGATAGGTGGCAAGCGCTATGAAGTTGAGTATGCCAATACCTTTGAGCAACGCGCGCAGGGCCTTATGTTCCGCAAAGCCTTGTGCGAAGACTGCGGTATGTTTTTTAAGTTTTCTAGCCCCAAATTTGCGGGCATGTGGATGAAAAACACCTTTGTTCCCCTAGACGTAGCATTTATCGACAGAAATGGCGTAATAACGGATATAAAACCTCTCACTCCCCATAGTTTGGAGTCGGTCGGATCATCGAAAGAGGTACTTTACGCGTTGGAAATGAACCAAGGGTGGTTTGCCGAGAATAATATAAAAGTAGGCGACCAAATAACGATTGATTAA